The following proteins are co-located in the Amyelois transitella isolate CPQ chromosome W, ilAmyTran1.1, whole genome shotgun sequence genome:
- the LOC132904302 gene encoding uncharacterized protein LOC132904302 — MSEIRSPTGSASSCQRSGSLTNLSNTKFFLDSDDSTPKVTLRKRKEPDEYSEIKKELSDIHGKMDKIMNFLMESTANTQKISEDVTLIKEQMSEIKISVANVIEEQNSVKCELKEVQNSLQISNTKIETFELELQEVKEKVVGSLNSPADITYHSEAIITELRERNVRENNIIIRGLPESSATEVKERLISEKAEVMKIIRNIYNESPEPVKLFRLGKYDSAKSRPVKVCFASKDVAIQILRNKKNAPTDGINIYSDQTPAQRLLMEKIKEELKLRSQNGEQDLTIKYTKGVPKIITTVQKNSNRSGKQGAMKL; from the coding sequence ATGAGTGAAATACGTTCGCCGACTGGAAGTGCCTCGTCATGTCAACGCAGCGGTTCCCTTACTAATTTGTCAAATACGAAATTTTTCTTGGATAGTGATGATTCAACACCAAAAGTCACTCTGAGGAAAAGGAAAGAACCGGATGAATattcagaaattaaaaaagaattgtctgacatccatggaaaaatgGACAAAATTATGAACTTTTTAATGGAGTCGACAGCGAATACGCAAAAAATATCTGAAGATGTGACATTAATTAAAGAGCAGATGagcgaaattaaaatttctgttGCTAATGTAATTGAAGAACAAAATTCCGTAAAATGTGAATTGAAAGAAGTACAAAATTCATTACAAATCTCCAACACGAAGATAGAAACTTTTGAACTGGAGCTACAAGAAGTCAAAGAAAAGGTAGTGGGGTCTTTAAATTCACCTGCTGACATCACCTATCACAGTGAAGCAATAATAACAGAACTCAGGGAACGCAATGTACGAGAAAATAATATCATCATACGAGGGCTACCAGAGTCTAGTGCTACTGAAGTGAAAGAAAGACTTATTTCGGAAAAAGCTGAAGTAATGAAAATCAtacgaaatatatataatgaatCACCTGAACCAGTTAAACTGTTTCGTCTAGGAAAATACGATTCAGCCAAATCTAGACCTGTTAAAGTATGCTTCGCAAGTAAGGATGTAGCAATACAAATTCTtcgaaataagaaaaatgctCCTACGGAtggcataaatatatattctgaTCAAACACCTGCCCAACGTTTGCTAATGGAAAAGATAAAAGAAGAACTTAAACTCCGTTCCCAAAATGGCGAGCAGGATctcacaataaaatatacaaaaggaGTACCTAAAATAATCACGACTGTTCAAAAAAACAGCAATCGATCAGGCAAACAAGGGgctatgaaattataa